The nucleotide sequence GTCACGGCCTGGACACCATCTCGGTGACCGGCAACGTGCTGCGCGACTACCTGACCGACCTCTTCCCGATCCTCGAGGTCGGCACGAGCGCCAAGATGCTGTCGATCGTGCCGCTGCTCGCGGGCGGCGGACTGTTCGAGACGGGCGCCGGCGGCTCCGCGCCGAAGCACGTGCAGCAGCTGGTCGAGGAGAACTATCTGCGCTGGGACTCGCTGGGCGAGTTCTTCGCGCTCGCGGCCTCGCTCGAGCACTTCGCCGACCGGACCGGCAACGAGAAGGCGCGCGTGCTCGCCGAGACGCTCGACGCCGCGACCGGCACCTTCCTCGAGGAGGACCGCTCGCCCGGCCGTGCGCTCGGCACGATCGACAACCGCGGCAGCCACTTCTACCTCGGCCTGTACTGGGCGAAGGAGCTGGCGGCGCAGACGAAGGACCCGGAGCTCGCCGCGGCCTTCGCGCCGATCGCCGAGAAGCTCGCCGCGAACGAAGAGGCCATCGTCTCGGAGCTCAACGCCGTGCAGGGCCGGCCCGCGGAGATCGGCGGCTACTACCGACCGGACGAGAAGCTGGTGGAGGCGGTCATGCGCCCGTCCACGACGCTCAACGCGATCGTCGACGCGCTGCGCTGAGACGACGGAAGGGGGCGGATGCTGCGGCATCCGCCCCCTTCTGCTGTCTGCCCTCTGCCGACGCAGAACTCCGGGTCAGTTGTAGACGGCGACCTCGAGGCCCACGGGGGACCAGTCGTAGACGTACTTGGCGAGGTCGATCGGCAGGTTCACGCAGCCGTGGCTCATCCGGTTGCCGAAGTTGTTGTGCCAGTAGGTGCCGTGGAAGCCGATGTTCGGCGCGAACCACGTGATCCAGGGCACGTCCTCGGTGCAGTACGGGGCGCCTTCGTAGCAGCCCATGTCCTGCATGGCGGTGTGCGCGAAGACCTTGAAGTTGCCGGTCGGGGTCGGCGTGCCGGGAAGACCGGTGGACACCGCCCAGGACTGCACGACCTTGTCGTTCTCGAACAGGTACGCCCGCTGCGTGCTGAGGTTGATCTCGGCGCGGCGGTACAGGTTCGTCGTCTCGAAGGGCGTCTCGGTGACCGAGAGCGCGAAGACGCCGTCACCCGCGGCCAGCTGCGTGGCGAACTGGTCGGCGATCTGCGAGGTGTCGCCGAGGGCGCGGCCGGTGGCGCCCTCCTGCTCGGCGCGGAGCACGGTGCCCGCCGAGTCGACGATGTTGGTGGCGTTCACCGGAGCGCGGTCCACCGCGGCGGGCAGCGTGTCGACGGTCGCCTGGATCGCCTGCGGGTCGGCCTCGATCCGGAGCTGACCGTCGTCGTCGACGACCGTCAGCCAGGACGCGGCGACGGCGGGGGCGACCGGGACGGTCCGCTCCTCACCGACGTAGAAGCCGATGGTCGCGAGCATGGTGTTCAGTGTGCCGGCCGTCGCGGCGGCGTCGTCATCGGACACGGCGGGCAGCGCTTCCGCCGGACCGCCGGGGTACTCGAACGTCGTGCGCCCATCGGCCACCGCCTCGGCGAAGGCCGTGTTCAGGTCGGCGACGTCGATGCCGGTGCCGGGGGCGGAGGCGGTGACGGTGTAAGTGGCCTTGGCGGCATCGAAGACGACGCCGGCGTCGACCGGGTCGACGAAGCTGGCGGGCACGGCGTCGCGGAGCGCGGCCGTGGCCGTCTCCGGGTCGAGCACGATGTCGGCGGGCACCGGGTCGCCCATCCAGGCGCCGAGGTTCCACATCGGGTGCGCGGCGAATGCCGCATCGGCGAGGGCCGTGGCGTCCGTGGTCGCGCCGAGGTCGGCGCCGGTGAGCACGACGTCGTCGCCTTCGCCGGTCAGGGTGACCTCGGTCTGCGCGAGGTGCGAGCTGATCGCCTCGGCGGCGGCGCCCGGCGTCATCCATCCCACGGGGATGCCCGCGACGGTGGTGCCGGGGGCGATCAGGATCAGGGACGCCGCGCCGGCGCCGAGTGCGAGCACACCCACGCCCAGCCCGATCCACAGGCCGAGGTGCCGCTTCTTGGGCGCCGGGTCCGTGGGGGCCCAGGCCAGGGGCTGCTCGCCGGTCTGCGGCGGGACGGTGTCGGTCGGTGTCTCGGACGGCGTCAGAACGCTCGTCGGTGTCGCATCGTCGGGCTGTGCCCCCGTTGCAGCGCCCGGCGCTGAGATCAGATCGGTCACGAACCACACCCCCCGCAGTTTCGACGTGCCTGTGGTCTATGGTACGGGATGGCTGGTAACGGGGAGGCAACGGTCCTGATAGGGTGCCTCCCCGCCGGTCCGGGGTGGGAGGGTCAGCCGATGACGGCGAGGCCGTCGATCTCGACGAGCATCTCCTCGCGGGGGAGCCCGGTGAAGACGGTGGTGCGGGCCGGCAGGACGCCGCTGGTCGTGTGGGCCTCCACGAACGCGCCGTAGGCCTCGTTCATGATCGGGAAGTCGTCGCGCGTGGTCAGGTAGACGCGCAGCATCACGACGTCGTCGAAGGTGGCCCCCGAGGCCTCCACGATGGCCTTGACGTTCTCGAGTGTGCGGGTGGTCTGCGCCGCGACGTCGCCGGGGTGGAGGTACTCGTTGGTCTGCGGGTCGACGGGTCCCTGGCCGGAGACCTGGACGATCGGGCCCTTGCGGACGCCCTGCGAGAAGGTGTGCGCGGGAGCGGGGGCGGCGTCGGTGGAAACTCGTGTCTTCGCGGTCATGCCGCCAGCCTAGTAGCCTTGTTAGATGCCTCTACAAATTCCGGATCCCGTTCTCGGCGCCTGGGCGAAGGGGTTCCCGGCGCGTGCCGCGGGGCTGCGTCTGTCGGAGGTCGCCGGAGCCGGCCTGCGTCTGTCCGATCTCCGCACCCCGGTGCTCACGGTGCACGCCGATGCGCTCGCGCACAACGAGGCCACCGTGTTCGGCTGGGCCGAGCGGAGGGGCGTCCGCCTCGCCCCGCACGGCAAGACCACCATGGCACCCGCGTTGTGGCAGCGCCTGCTCGACGCCGGCGCCTGGGGTCTCTCCGTCGCGACGCCGTGGCAGGCCCGGGTGGCGGTGGACGCGGGCGTCCCCACGGTGCTCATCGCCAACGGCGTGACCGACGGCGCGGCCGCCAGGGAGCTGGGCGCGCTGCTCGCCGCCGACGAGGGTCTGCGGATCCTCTGCGGGGCCGATTCGCTCGCCGGTGTCGCGATCCTCGCCGAGGCGCTCGCCGACGCCCCGCGTCCGCTGGACGTCCTCGTGGAGCTCGGCGGCGCCCAGGGGCGCACGGGGGCGCGGACCGTCGCGGAAGGCGAGAGCATCGCCGCGGCGATCACGGCCGCTCCCGGTCTCCGCCTCGCCGGGGTGACCGGCTATGAGGGGCCGTTCGGCCCCGACCGGTCCGCGGCCTCGGTGGCGGCGGTCGACGGCTTCCTCGCCACCCTCGGCGAGCTGCACCGCCGCCTGCAGTACCCCGATGGTCTCCGCCCCGTGCTGAGCGCGGGCGGGAGCTCGTTCCCCGACCGCGCCGCCGCGGTCCTCGGTGCCGCCGCCGGAGAAGCGGAGGTCGTCCTGCGCTCCGGGGCCTTCCAGATCCACGACGACGGCTTCTACTCCCGCATGTCGCCGTTCGGGCCGGCGACGGACACCGCGCCGCTGCGCTCCGCGATGCACGCGTGGGCGCGCGTCGTGTCCCAGCCGGAGCCCGGGCTCGCGCTGCTCGACGCCGGGCGCCGGGATGTGCCGTTCGACATCGATCTCCCCGTACCGCAGTCCGTCGCCGGGGCGATCACGGCGCTCAACGACCAGCACGCCTTCCTCCGACCCGCCGACGGCGCGACCGTCGCGGTGGGCGAGGTCGTCCGCCTCGGGCTGTCGCACCCCTGCACCGCGTTCGACAAGTGGCGGGTCGTCGCGGTGATCGACGACCCCGACGCCGCCGACCCGCGCGTGATCGATGCGGTGGCGACATGCTTCTGAGCGCCGAGAAGGCGGCGGCAGGCGGTGTGCGCGTCTATCGGCGTGCCACCGTCGTCGACGGCACCGGGGCCGCGCGGTACATCGCGGACGTCGCCGTCGAGGGCGCCAGGGTCGTCGCGATCCGCCGCGAGGGCGACACCGACGGTCTCGTGGTGCCCGACGGCGCGATCGAGGTGGACGCGTCCGACCTCGTGCTGGCCCCCGGGTTCATCGACATGCACGCGCACAGCGATCTCGCGGTGCTCGACGGCGCGGCGCACGACGCCAAGATCCGCCAGGGCGTGACCACCGAGGTGCTCGGCCAGGACGGTCTGGGGTACGCACCGCTGGACGAGGCCACCGCCGCCGTCATCCCCGCGCAGATCGCCGGGTGGAACGGTCTGCCGGACGAGGTGCCCTGGCGGTCGATGGACGACCTGCTGACGGCCATCGACCGCGTCACCGTGGCCAACGCCGCCGTGCTCGTGCCGCAGGGCAACCTCCGGATGATGGTGGTCGGGCACGAGAACCGCGCGGCCACGACCGCGGAGATCGCCGCGATGGCCGACCTCCTCGGGCAGGCGCTCGACGCCGGCGCATTCGGCATGTCGAGCGGACTCACCTACACCCCGGGGATGTACGCCGACACGGCCGAGCTGGAGGCGCTCTGCCGCGTGGTCGCCGAGCGCGGAGGCTACTGGGCGCCGCACACGCGCAGCTACGGCGGCGCCGCGTTGGACGCGTACCGCGAGGCGATCGAGATCGGCCGCCGCACCGGGTGCGCGGTCCACCTCACGCACGCGACCATGAACTTCGCCCCCAACCGCGGGCGCGCCGCCGAGCTGCTGGCTCTCGTGGACGAGGCCGTGGCGGACGGGGTCGACGTGACGCTGGACACCTACCCCTACCTGCCGGGCGCGACCACGCTGTCCGCGCTGCTGCCGAGCCGGCTCGCGGCCACCGGCGACCTCCTCGGCGCCCTCGCCGCCCTCGACGCCGACGGACGCGAGGCGGTCAGGGTCGAGCTGGAGGAGATCGGCTGCGACGGCTTCCACGGGGAGGTCGCCGACTGGACGGCGATCCAGATCTCGGGCACCGCGCATCCCGCGCTGGCCGGACTCGTCGGGCGCACGGTCGCCGACATCGCCGCGGACTCCGGGCGGCGCGCCGTCGACGTGGTGATCGACACGATCCTCCTCGACGCCGGAGCCACAGGCGTGCTCATGCACATCGGCGACGAGGACAACGTCCGCGCGATCATGCGGCATCCGCGGCACTCCGGCGGCAGCGACGGGATCCTCATCGGCGCGCGTCCACACCCCCGTGGCCGCGGCACCTTCCCCCGCTACCTCGGCCACTATGTCCGCGAGCTCGGCGTGCTGAGCCTGGAGGAGGCCGTGCGCCATCTCTCGGGCACCCCGGCCGCCCGGCTCGGTGTGGACCGCGGCGATGCCCCGCGCGGCGTCCTCCGCGAGGGCGCGACGGCCGATCTCGTGCTGTTCGACCCCCGGACCATCGCCGCCGGCGCCACCTTCGACGACCCGCACGGTCGCCCGCAGGGGGTGCGCGAAGTGCTCGTCGGCGGCGTGCCGGTGGTCCTCGACGGCGAGCCGACGGGGGTCGTCGCCGGGCGGGCCCTGCGGATGCCGCCCTCGGCCGCCCGGGCGACCGTCCCGCACATCGCGGCCCGGATCGATCCGCAGGCGATGCCGTTCCGCTGGACCCCCGCGACCCCGATCACGGCCCCGCCCGCGTTGTCCGCCGCCGTCGCCCGTCTCGGCGGCGGTGCCGGCGACGCCGCCCTCCCGGCCATTCGCCTGCTCGTCGATCCGGAACTCGGCGTCACCGCGGCGGCGGAGGGACGTCGGGGGGAGGAGGCGTTCCGCGTGACCGTGACCTCCGCGGGGATCGAGATCGTCGGGGCGACCCCGGCCGGCGTGTTCCGTGGCGCCACCACGCTCCGTCAGCTCCGCGACCCCGATCTCGGCCCCACGGCGCCCGCCGTGATCCCCGCCGGGCAGTGGGAGGGTGCTCCCGCCTCCTCCTGGCGGGGAGCGATGCTCGACGTGGCGCGGCACATCCGCCCGGCGGAGGACGTCCGCCGCCTCATCGACCTGCTGGCCGATCACCACCTCAACATCCTCCATCTGCACCTGACGGACGACCAGGGATGGCGTTTCGAGGTGCCCGGCTACCCGCGTCTCACCGAGATCGGGGCGCATCGGTCGGCGACGCAGCGTGGCCACGGGCCGGAGGCGACCGTCGAGCCCGGGGTGCACGAGGGGTTCTACACCACCGCCGAGCTGCGCGATCTCGTCCGGTACGCGTCCGACCGCTTCGTGACCCTCGTGCCCGAGGTCGAGCTTCCCGGACACGTGCAGGCGGCACTCGCCGCGTATCCGGACCTCGGCAACACCGACGTCGCGGAACCTGCGGACGGCCCGTGGGAGCGCTTCGGCGTGAACGCGCGCACGCTCGCCCCGACCCCGGAGGCGCTGGCGTTCGGCCGTGCCGCCATCGACGCGCTGTGCGAGGTGTTCCCGTCGGCATGGATCGGGATCGGGGGCGACGAGGTGCCCGTGACGGAGTGGGCCGCGAGTCCGGCCGCGGCCGTGCGGATGCAGGAGCTCGGACTCGCCACGCCGCACGATGTGCAGCCGTGGTTCACGGCGCAGTTCGTCGCCCACGTGCGGGCGCGGGGGAGGACGGCGCTCGCGTGGGACGAGGTGCTGGAGGGCGACGTCCCCGACGGGGTGCGCATCCTCGCCTGGCGGGGTCCGGTCGCGATGGGCGCAGCGCTGCGGCGCGGGATCCCGGTCGTCGCCTGCCCGGACCTCGAGGTCTACCTCGACTACCCGCAGTCGGAATCCGCCGAGGAGCCGATCCGGGTCGGTCCGCCGCTCACGCTCGAGCGTGCCTACTCGTTCCGGGTCGTCGACGGCGCGGTGGGCGGCCAGGCGAACGTCTGGACCGAGCACCTGCCGACGCGGGACCGGGTGGACTTCGCGATGTTCCCCCGCCTGGCGGCGATCGCCGAGCGGCTGTGGGACGGGGGAGACCCCGCGCCGTTCGCCGACTTCGCGCGTCGTCTGCCCACGCACCTGCGGCGGCTGGCGGCGGCGGGCGTGCGGTATCGTCCGCTGGACGGCCCGACACCGGCGCAGCGGCGTCCGGGTGTCCCCGGTAAGCCGATGACGGTGGAGACGAGGGAGGGGATCGTCGCCGGGCTGGTCGAGCGGCTGCGCCGGATGGCGCAGGACCAGGCGGCACCGCCGTCCCTCTGATGTCACGTTTCGGTAACCCTGCCCGCGGAATCGCGGGGGAAGGTTGCACAATTCCTGTTCGTAAGGTCTACTAACAAACATGTCCGTTTCGGATGATCAGCGCCCGGCGGCGACGACAGACTTCGTCGCCGCGAACGCGCACGCCTTCGGCCCCGCGCGGCATCTCCGTTCGCGCACCAAGGTGCTCCCCGAGCACGCCCGCGGCCACAACCGCGCGCTCGTGCTCCAGACGCTCTACCACTCCGGCGCCATGAGCCGCGCCGACCTCTCCCGCGAGACCGGCCTCACCCGGGTGACGATCTCCGACCTGGTGGCCGAGTTCATCGCCGACGGCATCGTCGTCGAGATCGGGGTGCGCGAGGCGGTCGGTCCCGGCAAGCCCCCGATCCTCATCGACATCGACCGCGTGGGGCACCAGATCATCGGTCTCGATCTGTCCGGCCCGACCGCCTTCGAGGGCGCCGTCCTCAGCCTCGACGGCGACGTGCTGGAGCGCCGCGAGGTGCCGCGGCCGGAGACGCCGGACGGCGATGCTGCCTACGACGCCCTGCGGGGCCTCGCGCAGACCCTCGTCGAGATCGCGACGCAGCCCGTCCTCGGCGTCGGCATCGGCACGCCGGGCGTCGTGCGCCCCGACGGCGTCGTGCTCAGCTCGCCGAACCTCGGCTGGACCGACTTCCCGCTGGAGGCGAAGCTCAGCGCAGACCTCGACCTCCCGGTGCTCGCCCGCAACGACGCCAACGCCGCCGTGCTCGCCGAGTACACCTTCGGCGAGGCGGAGGCCGACTTCATGCTCATCAAGATCGGTCGCGGCGTCGGCGCCGGCCTGATCACCGGCAGCCAGCCGCTGCTGGGCAGCCGGTTCGCAGCGGGGGAGATCGGCCACGTCGTGGTCGGCACCGACGGCGGACCCCGCTGCGCCTGCGGCAAGATCGGCTGCCTCGAGGCCTGGCTGAGCGTGAGCCGTCTGCGGCAGGCGATCGAGGCCGACCCCGCGGCGCGCGACGAGATCCTCCGCGATTCCGGCACCCGCATGGCGATCGCCATCGCCCCGATCGTGGCCGCGCTGGACCTCTCCGAGGTCGTGCTCTCCGGCCCGGCGGAGCTGCTGGACGGCACGCTCATCGACGCCGCCGTCGAGACCCTCCACGCCCGTACGCTCGAGGGCGTCTTCGAGGACGTCCTGGTGCGCCTCACCCATCAGGACGACATCGTGCTCCGCGGTGCCGCGGTGATGGTGTTGTCCGGGCAGCTGGGTGTGTCATGACCCCGATGCGCACGACCGGGAACGGCACCCGATGACCGTTCCCGCCCCCGCCGACCTCGCCGGTCGGCCGATTCGCGTGGGCCTGGACGTCGGAGGCACCAAGATCGACGCCGTCGCTGTCGACCCCGCCGGCACCATCCTCGGGCGACTGCGGCGACCGACGGGATGGGGGGAGGACGCGGTCGTCGAGAGCATCGTCGCGACCGTCGTCGCGCTCGCCGACGAGATCGGCGTGCCGCTGTCCGCGGTCGGCTCCGCCGGCATCGGCATCCCCGGTCTCGTGGACGCGGAAGCCGGTCGGGTCCTCCACGCGGTGAACCTCGGCGTGGAGTCGCTCGACCTGGCGACACGCGCCGCGCAGGCGCTGGGCATCCCGTTCCGGGTGGAGAACGACGTCAAGGCCGCCGCATTGGGCGCCGCCGTGCTGAGCGACGTCGCCGGCTCGATGGCGTACCTCAACCTCGGCACCGGGGTCGCCGCCGGCATCGTCATCGACGGGCGCATCTGGCGCGGTGCGCGGGGGACCGCCGGCGAGGTCGGGCACCTCTCCGTCGACCCGCGCGGACGTCTGTGCGGGTGCGGCCAGCGCGGCTGCGTGGAGACCTTCTGCGGGGGAGGTGCGCTCGCGAAGGCGTGGGGGCGCCCCGGCGCCCTGCCCGTCAAGGACATCGTCGACGCCGCCGACGCGGGAGACCCCCAGGCGCTCGCACTGCGCGCCGACCTCTTCTTCGGGGCGGCCGCGGCGGTGCGGGTGCTCGTGCTGTCGGCCGACGTCGAGACGGTGGTCATCGGCGGTGGGCTCACGGCTCTCGGCACCCGCCTCGCGGACGGCGTCCGCGAGGCCCTCCATGCGGGCGCCGAGGCGTCACCGTTCCTGAGGTCGCTGCGTCTGGATGAGAGAATCGAACTGCTCCCCGCGGGTTCCCCCGCCGCCGCTTTCGGCGCCGCTCTGGTGGGCGCATCCATTTCTGAGAAGGAGATCGTTCCGCATGGCTGAGGTCGTCATCGTCGAGAATGCCGAGGCCGCCGGCGCCCTGGTCGCCACCGAGATCGTCGAGCTCATCGACCGCCGTCCGGATGCGGTGCTCGGCCTCGCGACCGGCTCCACCCCGCTGCCCGTCTACCAGGCTCTCCGCAGCCGCCTCGCCGGGCGCGACGTCTCGCAGGTGCGCGGATTCGCACTCGACGAGTACGTGGGCATCGATCCCTCCCACCCGGAGAGCTACCGCTCCGTCATCACCCGCGAGGTGGTCGAGCCGCTCGGTCTCGACCCGCAGCGCATCCATGTGCCGAACGGCGCGGAGGCGACGATCCAGCACGCCGGTGAGGACTACGACGCCGCCATCGCCGCGGCCGGCGGCGTCGACCTGCAGATCCTCGGCATCGGCACGGACGGCCACATCGGGTTCAACGAGCCGGGGTCATCCTTCGCCTCGCGGACCCGCGTGAAGACGCTCACGGAGCAGACGCGCGAGGACAACGCCCGCTTCTTCGACTCCATCGACGACGTCCCGATGCACTGCATCACCCAGGGGCTCGGCACCATCCTGGAGGCCCGTCACCTCGTGCTCCTGGCCTTCGGTGCGGGCAAGGCCGAGGCCGTCGCGGCAGCGGTCGAGGGACCGCTCACCGCGCTGCTGCCCGGGTCGGCGATCCAGCTCCACCCGCACGCGACCATCGTCGTCGACGAGGCCGCGGCCTCGAAGCTCCAGCTCGCGGACTACTACCGGTACACCTTCGCGAACAAGCCGGCCTGGCAGGGCATCTGACGCGGCGTCAGCGCGCGGCCGCCGGCCATGCGAGCGGCAGCAGGTGCTCGACGCTCAGCGGGGCCAGCGGGAGCGTGGCGGCGTCCGCCGGGGTGATCCAGCGGAGCTCGGCGAGCTCGGCCCGGACCTGGACGCCGGTCGGGTCGATGGTCGTCGCGAACGCCTCCGCGACGACCCGGTGACCCGGCTCGTTGGCGGCCGCGGACACGAAGCGGCCCAGCGGCCGCAGGTCGGCCTCCGCCAGCTCCAGCCCCAGCTCCTCCTGGAGCTCGCGGAGGAGGGTCTCGGCCGCCGACTCGCCCGGCTCGGGCTTGCCTCCCGGCTGCATGAACCGCGTCGTGCCGTGCTTGCGGACGACGAGGACGCGGCCGTCGTCGTCGACGATCACGGCGGCGCTCACATGGATGTCAGGCATCGGGGACGAAGACCTTTCCGGGATTGAGGATCCCGAGGGGATCGAAGACGGCGGCGATGTCCCGCTGCAGCTGCCACTGGTCATCGCCGAGCTCGTCCGCGAGCCAGCGGCGCTTCAGGACGCCGATGCCGTGCTCCCCGGTGAGCGTGCCGCCCAGACGGATCGCGGCGCGGAACAGTTCGTCGGCGGCGGCCCAGACCTCCGGTGGTGTCTGCGTGCCCTCGAAGATGAAGTTGGGGTGCAGGTTGCCGTCCCCGGCGTGGGCGACGGTCGGGATCGTCATGCCGAACTCGCGCTCGATCCGCGCGATCTCGTCGAACATGGCCGGCATGGCGCTCCGCGGCACCGAGACGTCCTCGATGAGGGTCGTCCCGAGGGAGGCCATCGCGGCATGCATCGAGCGGCGGACCGCCAGCAGTCGCTCGCCCTCGGCGGGGTCGTGCGAGACGACGGGGACGCCCTCGTGGGCCCGCAGGATCGTCGCGATCGCCTCCGCCTCCGCACGGGCGGCGGGACCGTCGGTCTGGATCGTGAGCTGGGCGGCTCCGGGCGTCGGCTCGGGGAGGCCCAGCAGGGCGTGGACGGCGGCGAGGCTCACGGCGTCCATGAGCTCCATGATCGCCGGCTGGAGCCCGGCGGCGGTGACCGCGGCCGAGCCGGCGGCGGCGGCCCGCACGCCAGGGAAGGTCGCCGTGACCGTGCAGGTCTCGCCCGGAACGAGCCGGCGCAGCTTGAGGGTGGCGCCCACGACCACGCCGAGGGTGCCCTCCGACCCGACGACCAGTGCCGTCAGGTCGAGACCGGTGACGCCCTTCACGCTGCGGTGGCCGAGGTGCAGCAGCCGCCCGTCGGCGAGCACGAGGTCCACCCCGAGGACCGCATCCCGCACGACGCCGTACTTCGCGCACAGCAGGCCTCCGGCGCCGGTGGCGATGTTGCCGCCGACCGTGGAGATGTCGCGACTGGCGGGGTCGGGCGCCCACCACAGGCCCTGGGTCGCGAGATGCGCATTGAGGTCCGCGTTGAGGATGCCGGGCTCCACCACGGCGAGGAGGTCGTCGGGCCGCACCTCGAGGATGGCGTCCATCCGGCGGAGGGAGAGGACGATCTCGCCCTCGCCCGCGTTCGCGGCGCCCGCGAGTCCGGTGCCCGCACCGCGGACGACGACCGGGGTGCGCGTCGCCGTCGCGATCCGCATGGTCTGCTGTACGTCGTCGACGCTCTCGGCATGGACGACGGCGAGGGGACGGCCGGCGGCGGCATGCCCGGAGCGATCCGCCCTGGCCTCTTCCCTGGACTGCTCGCTGACGTCCACGCGCGCGCCGAGCGCATCGCGGAGGAGCGAGACGACGCTCATGGCCGTGCGCTCACGCCAGGGCGCGGCGCCCGCTGAGGACGCCGGCGACGACGGCGACGAGCGCGAACGCGGTGCCGATCAGGGCCTGCCCCATCGACCACCAGGCGATCGTCACGCCCACGTAGATGAACAGCTCGACGATGGCGCGGAGGAACGGGTGCACGCGCAGCACGGGACGCGGCGACAGGAAGAGCGCCCACAGCAGCAGGGCCACCACGGGGGCGCCGATGCCGATCACGATGCTCCACGGGAGGTCCCAGCTGGCGAAGCCCCACAGGGCCAGCGAGCCGATCGCCGCGATGAGGACGACGACGCGCACGATGTCGAGCGCCGAGAGAGCCGGACGTTCGACGCCGGCGACGGGAGCGGGATCCGGGGTCATGCGTCCAGTCTATTCCGCGGGCGGTGCGTCCTCGGTCGGGGTCGCGGCGTCGGTC is from Microbacterium sp. BLY and encodes:
- a CDS encoding FAD-binding oxidoreductase, encoding MSVVSLLRDALGARVDVSEQSREEARADRSGHAAAGRPLAVVHAESVDDVQQTMRIATATRTPVVVRGAGTGLAGAANAGEGEIVLSLRRMDAILEVRPDDLLAVVEPGILNADLNAHLATQGLWWAPDPASRDISTVGGNIATGAGGLLCAKYGVVRDAVLGVDLVLADGRLLHLGHRSVKGVTGLDLTALVVGSEGTLGVVVGATLKLRRLVPGETCTVTATFPGVRAAAAGSAAVTAAGLQPAIMELMDAVSLAAVHALLGLPEPTPGAAQLTIQTDGPAARAEAEAIATILRAHEGVPVVSHDPAEGERLLAVRRSMHAAMASLGTTLIEDVSVPRSAMPAMFDEIARIEREFGMTIPTVAHAGDGNLHPNFIFEGTQTPPEVWAAADELFRAAIRLGGTLTGEHGIGVLKRRWLADELGDDQWQLQRDIAAVFDPLGILNPGKVFVPDA
- a CDS encoding NUDIX domain-containing protein, which translates into the protein MPDIHVSAAVIVDDDGRVLVVRKHGTTRFMQPGGKPEPGESAAETLLRELQEELGLELAEADLRPLGRFVSAAANEPGHRVVAEAFATTIDPTGVQVRAELAELRWITPADAATLPLAPLSVEHLLPLAWPAAAR
- a CDS encoding YrdB family protein, with translation MTPDPAPVAGVERPALSALDIVRVVVLIAAIGSLALWGFASWDLPWSIVIGIGAPVVALLLWALFLSPRPVLRVHPFLRAIVELFIYVGVTIAWWSMGQALIGTAFALVAVVAGVLSGRRALA